A stretch of the Festucalex cinctus isolate MCC-2025b chromosome 20, RoL_Fcin_1.0, whole genome shotgun sequence genome encodes the following:
- the LOC144008927 gene encoding 5'-AMP-activated protein kinase subunit gamma-1-like isoform X4, which translates to MNDDGQQAADVAGESQQRRLVDEAACADSERDIYTRFMKSHKCYDIIPTSSKLVVFDTTLQVKKAFFALVANGVRAAPLWETKKQSFVGMLTITDFINILTRYYKSPMVQIYELEEHKIETWRELYLQETFKPLVHISPDASIFEAVHSLIRNKIHRLPVVDPLSGNALYILTHKRILKFLQLFLCEMPRPAFMKKTLEEVGVGTYSDVAFIHPDTPLITALSVFTHRRVSALPVVNHHGQVVDIYSKFDVINLAAEKTYNDLDVTVTQALQHRSQYFEGVLKCNKMETLETIVDRIVKAEVHRLVAVDEESRIVGIVSLSDILQALVLTPAGVLRNDHSLHTRAPSDSTFDQDHKHIQVQEHCQDQYQEHYHNHDSDKEQNQDQDHDQGQEQNSDQEHDQDQDHNSDQEQEQQNDDQDQGKEPEHDQELDHDKQDDQDQEDDHDQNTDQEQQDHECVHNKEHSQDCDQDHDKLQDQEQEHDKDQEDDHHDQSQDQNMDQEQQDQEDAHDKDQHQDNEQDPEKEQEHDKEQEHDHHHDNTQDQEVDRDQTVFEDKSANCQQEEMEREDEIEKMEEGLEGGRDEEEL; encoded by the exons ATGAACGACGACGGCCAG CAGGCGGCTGACGTCGCCGGAGAGTCGCAGCAGCGACGCCTGGTGGACGAAGCCG catgtgcGGACTCCGAGAGGGACATCTACACACGCTTCATGAAGTCTCACAAGTGCTACGACATCATACCCACCAGCTCCAAACTCGTCGTCTTTGACACCACGCTACAG GTGAAGAAAGCGTTCTTCGCTCTTGTGGCTAACGGAGTCCGGGCTGCTCCTCTGTGGGAAACCAAGAAACAAAGTTTTGTTG GAATGTTGACCATCACGGACTTCATCAACATCTTGACCAGATACTACAAGTCACCCATG gTTCAAATTTACGAGCTGGAGGAACACAAGATTGAGACGTGGAGAG AACTTTACCTGCAGGAGACCTTCAAGCCTCTGGTCCACATCTCGCCGGACGCCAG CATCTTCGAGGCGGTACACTCGCTGATCCGGAACAAGATCCATCGTCTTCCCGTCGTCGACCCGCTGAGCGGCAACGCGCTTTACATCCTGACGCACAAACGCATCCTCAAGTTCCTGCAGCTCTTC CTGTGCGAGATGCCCAGGCCCGCCTTCATGAAGAAGACGTTGGAGGAAGTGGGTGTGGGCACTTACTCCGACGTGGCCTTCATCCACCCGGACACGCCCCTCATCACCGCCCTGTCCGTCTTCACGCACCGGCGCGTCTCCGCCCTGCCCGTCGTCAATCACCATG GCCAAGTAGTGGACATCTACTCCAAGTTCGACGTGATC AACCTGGCGGCGGAGAAGACGTACAACGACTTGGACGTGACAGTCACGCAGGCGCTCCAGCACCGCTCGCAGTACTTTGAAGGCGTCCTAAAGTGCAACAAGATGGAGACACTGGAGACCATCGTGGACCGCATCGTTAAGGCCGAG GTTCACAGGTTGGTGGCGGTGGACGAAGAGTCTCGGATCGTGGGCATCGTGTCCTTGTCGGACATCCTTCAGGCGCTCGTTTTGACCCCTGCCG GTGTGCTCAGGAATGACCACTCTTTGCACACTCGCGCTCCGTCGGACTCCACATTTGATCAGGACCACAAGCACATCCAGGTCCAGGAGCACTGTCAGGACCAGTACCAGGAACATTACCACAACCATGACAGTGACAAGGAACAAAACCAGGATCAGGACCATGACCAAGGCCAGGAGCAGAATAGTGACCAAGAACACGATCAGGACCAGGACCATAACAGTGACCAGGAACAGGAACAGCAGAATGATGACCAGGATCAAGGCAAGGAGCCAGAACATGACCAGGAACTAGATCATGACAAGCAAGACGACCAGGACCAGGAAGATGACCACGACCAGAATACTGACCAGGAACAGCAGGACCACGAATGTGTCCATAACAAGGAACACAGCCAGGACTGTGACCAGGATCATGACAAGCTACAAGACCAGGAGCAGGAACATGACAAGGACCAGGAAGATGACCACCACGACCAAAGCCAGGACCAGAACATGGATCAGGAACAACAGGACCAGGAAGATGCCCATGACAAGGACCAGCACCAGGACAATGAGCAGGATCCTGAAAAAGAACAGGAACATGATAAGGAGCAAGAACATGACCACCACCACGATAATACCCAGGACCAGGAAGTTGACCGTGACCAGACTGTCTTTGAAGACAAGTCCGCTAACTGCCAGCAGGAAGAGATGGAAAGAGAGGACGAGATTGAAAAAATGGAGGAGGGGCTGGAAGGAGGGAGGGACGAAGAGGAGTTGTGA
- the LOC144008927 gene encoding 5'-AMP-activated protein kinase subunit gamma-1-like isoform X5 encodes MKSHKCYDIIPTSSKLVVFDTTLQVKKAFFALVANGVRAAPLWETKKQSFVGMLTITDFINILTRYYKSPMVQIYELEEHKIETWRELYLQETFKPLVHISPDASIFEAVHSLIRNKIHRLPVVDPLSGNALYILTHKRILKFLQLFLCEMPRPAFMKKTLEEVGVGTYSDVAFIHPDTPLITALSVFTHRRVSALPVVNHHGQVVDIYSKFDVINLAAEKTYNDLDVTVTQALQHRSQYFEGVLKCNKMETLETIVDRIVKAEVHRLVAVDEESRIVGIVSLSDILQALVLTPAGVLRNDHSLHTRAPSDSTFDQDHKHIQVQEHCQDQYQEHYHNHDSDKEQNQDQDHDQGQEQNSDQEHDQDQDHNSDQEQEQQNDDQDQGKEPEHDQELDHDKQDDQDQEDDHDQNTDQEQQDHECVHNKEHSQDCDQDHDKLQDQEQEHDKDQEDDHHDQSQDQNMDQEQQDQEDAHDKDQHQDNEQDPEKEQEHDKEQEHDHHHDNTQDQEVDRDQTVFEDKSANCQQEEMEREDEIEKMEEGLEGGRDEEEL; translated from the exons ATGAAGTCTCACAAGTGCTACGACATCATACCCACCAGCTCCAAACTCGTCGTCTTTGACACCACGCTACAG GTGAAGAAAGCGTTCTTCGCTCTTGTGGCTAACGGAGTCCGGGCTGCTCCTCTGTGGGAAACCAAGAAACAAAGTTTTGTTG GAATGTTGACCATCACGGACTTCATCAACATCTTGACCAGATACTACAAGTCACCCATG gTTCAAATTTACGAGCTGGAGGAACACAAGATTGAGACGTGGAGAG AACTTTACCTGCAGGAGACCTTCAAGCCTCTGGTCCACATCTCGCCGGACGCCAG CATCTTCGAGGCGGTACACTCGCTGATCCGGAACAAGATCCATCGTCTTCCCGTCGTCGACCCGCTGAGCGGCAACGCGCTTTACATCCTGACGCACAAACGCATCCTCAAGTTCCTGCAGCTCTTC CTGTGCGAGATGCCCAGGCCCGCCTTCATGAAGAAGACGTTGGAGGAAGTGGGTGTGGGCACTTACTCCGACGTGGCCTTCATCCACCCGGACACGCCCCTCATCACCGCCCTGTCCGTCTTCACGCACCGGCGCGTCTCCGCCCTGCCCGTCGTCAATCACCATG GCCAAGTAGTGGACATCTACTCCAAGTTCGACGTGATC AACCTGGCGGCGGAGAAGACGTACAACGACTTGGACGTGACAGTCACGCAGGCGCTCCAGCACCGCTCGCAGTACTTTGAAGGCGTCCTAAAGTGCAACAAGATGGAGACACTGGAGACCATCGTGGACCGCATCGTTAAGGCCGAG GTTCACAGGTTGGTGGCGGTGGACGAAGAGTCTCGGATCGTGGGCATCGTGTCCTTGTCGGACATCCTTCAGGCGCTCGTTTTGACCCCTGCCG GTGTGCTCAGGAATGACCACTCTTTGCACACTCGCGCTCCGTCGGACTCCACATTTGATCAGGACCACAAGCACATCCAGGTCCAGGAGCACTGTCAGGACCAGTACCAGGAACATTACCACAACCATGACAGTGACAAGGAACAAAACCAGGATCAGGACCATGACCAAGGCCAGGAGCAGAATAGTGACCAAGAACACGATCAGGACCAGGACCATAACAGTGACCAGGAACAGGAACAGCAGAATGATGACCAGGATCAAGGCAAGGAGCCAGAACATGACCAGGAACTAGATCATGACAAGCAAGACGACCAGGACCAGGAAGATGACCACGACCAGAATACTGACCAGGAACAGCAGGACCACGAATGTGTCCATAACAAGGAACACAGCCAGGACTGTGACCAGGATCATGACAAGCTACAAGACCAGGAGCAGGAACATGACAAGGACCAGGAAGATGACCACCACGACCAAAGCCAGGACCAGAACATGGATCAGGAACAACAGGACCAGGAAGATGCCCATGACAAGGACCAGCACCAGGACAATGAGCAGGATCCTGAAAAAGAACAGGAACATGATAAGGAGCAAGAACATGACCACCACCACGATAATACCCAGGACCAGGAAGTTGACCGTGACCAGACTGTCTTTGAAGACAAGTCCGCTAACTGCCAGCAGGAAGAGATGGAAAGAGAGGACGAGATTGAAAAAATGGAGGAGGGGCTGGAAGGAGGGAGGGACGAAGAGGAGTTGTGA